One window from the genome of Streptomyces sp. NBC_00287 encodes:
- the argB gene encoding acetylglutamate kinase translates to MSNTTRKHTALPKAQILIEALPWLVRHNGKTVVIKFGGNAMIDEDLKAAFAQDVVFLHHAGLKPVVVHGGGPQISAALDKHGIVSEFKAGLRVTTEDAMDVVRMVLAGHVQRELVNLLNEHGPLAVGLTGEDAHTITATKHQPEIDGELVDIGRVGEITAIDTGAIEALLADGRIPVVSSIARSQDDGHVYNVNADTAAAALAAALGAETLMVLTDVEGLYEDWPNSDEVISRLTASQLEKLLPELSSGMVPKMEGCLHAVRNGVHTARVIDGRVQHSILLEIFTDSGIGTMVVPDGIDQGES, encoded by the coding sequence ATGAGCAATACGACGCGTAAGCACACCGCGCTGCCCAAGGCCCAGATCCTCATCGAGGCGCTGCCCTGGCTGGTCCGGCACAACGGCAAGACCGTCGTCATCAAGTTCGGCGGCAACGCCATGATCGACGAGGACCTGAAGGCCGCGTTCGCGCAGGACGTGGTGTTCCTGCACCACGCCGGCCTCAAGCCCGTCGTCGTGCACGGCGGCGGCCCGCAGATCAGCGCCGCCCTCGACAAGCACGGCATCGTCAGCGAGTTCAAGGCCGGCCTCCGCGTCACCACCGAGGACGCCATGGACGTCGTACGGATGGTGCTGGCCGGGCACGTGCAGCGCGAGCTGGTGAACCTGCTCAACGAACACGGGCCGCTGGCCGTCGGGTTGACCGGCGAGGACGCGCACACCATCACCGCCACCAAGCATCAGCCCGAGATCGACGGCGAGTTGGTCGATATCGGGCGGGTGGGCGAGATCACCGCGATCGACACGGGCGCGATCGAGGCCCTGCTCGCCGACGGCCGGATCCCGGTCGTCTCGTCGATCGCCCGCAGCCAGGACGACGGACATGTCTACAACGTCAATGCTGATACGGCGGCTGCGGCACTCGCTGCGGCACTGGGCGCCGAAACCCTCATGGTCCTCACCGACGTCGAGGGCCTCTACGAGGACTGGCCCAACAGCGACGAGGTGATCAGCCGCCTCACCGCTTCCCAACTGGAGAAGCTGCTGCCGGAGTTGAGCTCCGGGATGGTGCCGAAGATGGAGGGCTGTCTGCACGCCGTCCGCAACGGCGTGCACACCGCCCGCGTCATCGACGGCCGGGTCCAGCACTCGATCCTGCTGGAGATCTTCACGGACTCGGGCATCGGCACGATGGTCGTGCCCGACGGAATCGATCAGGGGGAGTCTTGA
- the argJ gene encoding bifunctional glutamate N-acetyltransferase/amino-acid acetyltransferase ArgJ, giving the protein MSVTAAKGFTAAGIAAGIKENGNPDLALVVNNGPRRAAAGVFTSNRVKAAPVLWSEQTLKSGEVSAVVLNSGGANACTGPKGFQDTHATAEKVAEVLGRGAIEVAVCSTGLIGVLLPMDKLLPGIETAAAQLSEHGGEKAAIAIKTTDTVHKTSVVTKDGWTVGGMAKGAGMLAPGLATMLVVLTTDADLESDVLDKALRAATRTTFDRVDSDGCMSTNDTVLLLASGASGATPAYDEFAEAVRQVCDDLGQQLIRDAEGASKDIKVEVINAATEDDAVEVGRSIARNNLLKCAIHGEDPNWGRVLSAIGTTKAAFEPDRLNVAINGVWVCKNGGVGEDREKVDMRYREVHIVADLAAGAETATIWTNDLTADYVHENSAYSS; this is encoded by the coding sequence GTGAGCGTGACGGCAGCAAAGGGATTCACGGCGGCGGGCATCGCCGCCGGGATCAAGGAGAACGGCAACCCCGACCTGGCCCTCGTGGTCAACAACGGGCCGCGCCGCGCCGCCGCGGGCGTCTTCACCTCCAACCGTGTGAAGGCCGCGCCGGTGCTGTGGTCCGAGCAGACCCTGAAGAGCGGCGAGGTCTCCGCGGTCGTTCTCAACTCCGGTGGCGCCAACGCCTGTACGGGGCCGAAGGGGTTCCAGGACACGCACGCGACCGCCGAGAAGGTGGCCGAGGTGCTCGGTCGGGGTGCGATCGAGGTCGCCGTCTGCTCGACCGGCCTCATTGGTGTGCTGCTCCCCATGGACAAGCTGCTCCCGGGCATCGAGACGGCCGCCGCCCAGCTCTCCGAGCACGGCGGCGAGAAGGCCGCCATCGCCATCAAGACCACCGACACCGTCCACAAGACGTCCGTCGTGACCAAGGACGGCTGGACCGTGGGCGGCATGGCGAAGGGCGCCGGCATGCTCGCCCCCGGCCTCGCCACCATGCTGGTCGTCCTCACCACCGACGCCGACCTCGAAAGCGACGTACTGGACAAGGCGCTCCGGGCGGCCACGCGCACGACGTTCGACCGTGTCGACTCCGACGGCTGCATGTCCACCAACGACACCGTGCTGCTCCTCGCGTCGGGCGCCTCGGGGGCCACCCCCGCGTACGACGAGTTCGCCGAGGCCGTACGGCAGGTCTGCGACGACCTCGGACAGCAGCTCATCCGCGATGCCGAGGGCGCCAGCAAGGACATCAAGGTCGAGGTGATCAACGCCGCGACCGAGGACGACGCCGTCGAGGTGGGCCGCTCCATCGCCCGCAACAACCTCCTCAAGTGCGCCATCCACGGCGAGGACCCCAACTGGGGCCGCGTGCTCTCCGCGATCGGCACGACGAAGGCCGCCTTCGAGCCCGACCGGCTCAACGTCGCCATCAACGGCGTCTGGGTCTGCAAGAACGGCGGTGTCGGTGAGGACCGCGAGAAGGTCGACATGCGCTACCGCGAGGTGCACATCGTCGCCGACCTCGCGGCCGGGGCCGAGACCGCCACGATCTGGACCAACGACCTCACCGCCGACTACGTCCACGAGAACAGCGCGTACTCCTCATGA
- the argC gene encoding N-acetyl-gamma-glutamyl-phosphate reductase, whose product MAVRAAVAGASGYAGGELLRLLLAHPQVEIGALTGNSNAGQRLGALQPHLLPLADRVLEPTTPEALAGHDVVFLALPHGQSAAVAEQLGPDVLVVDMGADFRLTDPADWEKFYGSPHAGTWPYGLPELPGARAALEGSKRVAVPGCYPTAVSLALFPAYAAGLAEPEAVIVAASGTSGAGKAPKPHLLGSEVMGSMTPYGVGGGHRHTPEMSQNLSAAAGERVSVSFTPTLAPMPRGILATCTAAAKEGVTAESVRAAYEKAFADEPFVHLLPEGQWPATASVYGSNAVQVQVAFDEAAGRIIAISAIDNLTKGTAGGAVQSMNIALGLDETTGLTTIGVAP is encoded by the coding sequence ATGGCGGTACGTGCGGCGGTGGCCGGAGCGAGCGGATATGCGGGCGGAGAGCTCCTGCGTCTGCTCCTCGCGCATCCGCAGGTCGAGATCGGCGCCCTGACCGGCAACTCCAACGCAGGTCAGCGCCTCGGCGCGCTGCAGCCGCACCTGCTGCCGCTGGCCGACCGCGTTCTGGAGCCGACCACCCCCGAGGCCCTCGCCGGGCACGACGTCGTCTTCCTCGCGCTGCCGCACGGCCAGTCCGCCGCCGTCGCCGAGCAGCTCGGCCCGGATGTGCTCGTCGTCGACATGGGCGCCGACTTCCGGCTCACCGACCCCGCCGACTGGGAGAAGTTCTACGGCTCCCCGCACGCCGGCACCTGGCCGTACGGTCTGCCCGAGCTTCCGGGTGCCCGCGCCGCGCTGGAGGGGTCCAAGCGCGTCGCGGTGCCCGGTTGCTACCCGACCGCCGTCTCCCTCGCCCTCTTCCCGGCCTACGCCGCCGGACTCGCCGAGCCCGAGGCCGTGATCGTCGCCGCCTCCGGCACCTCCGGTGCGGGCAAGGCCCCCAAGCCGCATCTGCTGGGCAGCGAGGTCATGGGCTCCATGACGCCGTACGGCGTCGGCGGCGGCCACCGGCACACGCCCGAGATGAGCCAGAACCTCAGCGCGGCGGCGGGGGAGCGGGTCTCCGTCTCCTTCACCCCGACCCTCGCGCCGATGCCCCGCGGCATCCTCGCCACCTGCACCGCTGCCGCCAAGGAAGGCGTCACCGCCGAGTCCGTCCGCGCCGCCTACGAGAAGGCCTTCGCCGACGAGCCCTTCGTCCATCTGCTCCCCGAGGGCCAGTGGCCGGCCACGGCGTCCGTCTACGGTTCCAACGCCGTTCAGGTGCAGGTCGCATTCGACGAGGCCGCCGGACGCATCATCGCGATCAGCGCCATCGACAACCTGACCAAGGGCACCGCCGGCGGTGCCGTCCAGAGCATGAACATCGCCCTGGGACTCGACGAGACCACCGGGCTGACCACGATCGGAGTTGCGCCGTGA
- a CDS encoding FG-GAP repeat domain-containing protein, whose translation MKRVRRAAVAGAVTVVVVALVGPSAPAGSPAASRGPVTDFDGDGYEDFVIPNEFGTVDGERFAGYVGVVYGSATAHKPRTQVISQNSPGVPDRAEQNDSFGVNPTTADLDGDGYTDLVVSAFGEFRGPDRTVLWGGPRGLSGGTAIDVGSGPGVTGDFDGDGHLDLATAGMVAYGPVTRRDGAARTAKFALDTGEHSSDDELDKWETFDLAAGDVNGDGITDLLATAWVDYDANLVGPPFLLYLRGTPDRLARPKTVENAKGKDLRGGQALATGDLDGDGIDDVLFGDVYDTDDGHVGVVPGSASGPDGGDATVVRARSGDRDFGSALAVGDVDGDGDLDAAIGSPWSPVNKRELQGRVAVLMGDGSGRLTGKGAQSIDRAACDLPAGGSDVHRFASDVRLADLNADGRAELLTSWIVDNRIRGYCVLPGTSGGPAGSNPYFIEAPKYR comes from the coding sequence GTGAAGCGTGTGCGGCGGGCGGCGGTGGCGGGTGCCGTAACGGTGGTCGTGGTGGCACTGGTGGGGCCTTCCGCCCCCGCGGGCTCGCCCGCCGCGTCCCGGGGGCCCGTGACGGACTTCGACGGGGACGGGTACGAGGACTTCGTGATCCCCAATGAGTTCGGCACTGTGGACGGCGAGCGGTTCGCCGGGTACGTCGGCGTGGTGTACGGCTCGGCGACTGCCCACAAGCCGCGCACCCAGGTGATCTCACAGAACTCGCCCGGTGTGCCGGACCGGGCGGAGCAGAACGACAGCTTCGGCGTGAACCCGACTACCGCTGACCTGGACGGCGACGGCTACACGGACCTCGTCGTGAGCGCGTTCGGCGAATTCCGCGGCCCCGATCGGACGGTGCTGTGGGGCGGACCGCGAGGCCTGTCCGGCGGTACCGCGATCGACGTGGGCAGCGGACCCGGGGTCACGGGCGACTTCGACGGGGACGGACACCTGGATCTGGCAACCGCGGGGATGGTCGCCTACGGACCGGTCACCCGGCGGGACGGGGCGGCGCGTACGGCCAAGTTTGCTCTGGACACCGGTGAGCACTCCTCGGACGACGAACTGGACAAGTGGGAGACGTTCGACCTCGCGGCTGGTGACGTGAACGGCGACGGCATCACCGATCTCCTGGCCACGGCATGGGTGGACTACGACGCCAATCTGGTGGGCCCGCCCTTCCTGCTCTATCTCAGGGGTACGCCCGACCGCCTCGCCAGGCCGAAGACCGTGGAGAACGCCAAGGGCAAGGATCTGCGGGGCGGCCAGGCACTCGCGACGGGAGACCTGGACGGGGACGGAATCGACGACGTCCTGTTCGGGGACGTCTACGACACGGACGACGGCCATGTGGGCGTGGTGCCCGGCAGCGCGTCCGGCCCCGACGGCGGCGACGCGACAGTCGTCCGTGCCAGGAGCGGGGACAGGGACTTCGGCTCCGCCCTGGCCGTCGGGGACGTCGACGGTGACGGTGACCTCGACGCGGCGATCGGATCTCCCTGGTCCCCGGTGAACAAGCGGGAGCTCCAGGGCCGGGTGGCCGTGCTCATGGGAGACGGGTCCGGACGACTGACCGGCAAGGGCGCCCAGTCGATCGACCGCGCCGCCTGCGATCTGCCGGCCGGGGGTTCGGACGTTCACCGCTTTGCTTCGGACGTGCGGCTCGCGGACCTGAACGCCGACGGCCGGGCGGAGCTCCTCACCAGCTGGATCGTCGACAACCGGATCCGCGGGTACTGCGTGCTCCCCGGCACGTCGGGCGGCCCGGCCGGCTCGAACCCCTACTTCATCGAGGCGCCCAAGTACCGCTGA
- a CDS encoding alpha-L-arabinofuranosidase C-terminal domain-containing protein, producing the protein MSRTRTRWRLGLGATAFLVATTGLVPAPAHAEDVTDYAITVDPTAQGAKIDDTMYGVFFEDINRAADGGLYAELVQNRSFEYSTADNGSYTPLTSWAVSGTAQVQNDTGRLNERNRNYLSLAAGSSVTNAGYNTGIRVEQGKRYDFSVWARAESGSSLTVSLKDGAGSLATARQVAVSGGWKKYTATFTASRTSSHGRLAVASSGAAALDMVSLFPRDTYKGQSNGLRKDLAEKIEALNPSFVRFPGGCLVNTGSMQDYSESSGWQRKRSYQWKDTIGPVEERATNANFWGYNQSYGLGYYEYFRFSEDIGAMPLPVVPALVTGCGQNRATDDEALLQRHIQDTLDLIEFANGPVTSTWGKKRAEMGHPRPFGLTHLGVGNEENLPNEFFARFQKFRTAIEAKYPDITVVSNSGPDDTGSTFDSLWKMNREANVDMVDEHYYNSPQWFLQNNDRYDSYDRNGPKVFLGEYASQGNAMKNALSEAAFMTGLERNADIVKLASYAPLLANEDYVQWRPDLIWFNNHASWNSANYEVQKLFMTNVGDRVVPSTATGTPNVSGPITGAVGLSTWATSAAYDDVKVTAADGTSLLSDDFSGDASKWTHNGTGSWTIQDGAYVQTDEAAENTLVTAGDPAWHDYDLHVKATKKSGKEGFLVAFGVKDTGNYYWWNLGGWNNTQSAVEQASDGGKSTLISKAGSIETGRAYDIDIKVRGRQVTLYLDGQEWGSFTDDKPAEPFRQVVTKDAATGDLIVKVVNAQAAEARTAIDLGGAKVASRARVTTLAGDPDSVNTETNTPVTPVTSTVSGVSAKFEYTFPANSVTFLRIRQR; encoded by the coding sequence ATGTCACGCACCCGCACCCGCTGGAGACTCGGTCTCGGCGCCACCGCCTTCCTGGTGGCGACCACCGGACTCGTCCCGGCACCCGCGCACGCCGAGGACGTCACCGACTACGCGATCACCGTCGACCCGACGGCCCAGGGCGCGAAGATCGACGACACCATGTACGGCGTCTTCTTCGAGGACATCAACCGGGCCGCCGACGGCGGTCTGTACGCCGAGCTCGTGCAGAACCGGTCCTTCGAGTACTCCACCGCCGACAACGGCTCGTACACACCGCTCACCTCCTGGGCGGTCTCCGGCACGGCCCAGGTCCAGAACGACACCGGCCGCCTGAACGAGCGCAACCGCAACTACCTCTCCCTGGCCGCCGGTTCGTCCGTCACGAACGCCGGATACAACACCGGCATCCGCGTCGAGCAGGGCAAGCGGTACGACTTCTCGGTGTGGGCGCGGGCCGAGAGCGGCAGCAGCCTCACCGTCTCCCTGAAGGACGGCGCGGGCAGCCTCGCGACCGCCCGCCAGGTGGCCGTCTCCGGCGGCTGGAAGAAGTACACCGCCACCTTCACCGCGAGCCGCACCAGCTCCCACGGCCGCCTCGCCGTCGCCTCCTCCGGCGCCGCCGCGCTCGACATGGTCTCGCTCTTCCCGCGCGACACCTACAAGGGCCAGTCGAACGGCCTGCGCAAGGACCTCGCCGAGAAGATCGAGGCCCTGAACCCGTCGTTCGTCCGCTTCCCGGGCGGCTGTCTGGTCAACACCGGCTCCATGCAGGACTACAGCGAGTCCTCCGGCTGGCAGCGCAAGCGCTCCTACCAGTGGAAGGACACCATCGGTCCCGTTGAGGAGCGCGCCACCAACGCCAACTTCTGGGGCTACAACCAGAGTTACGGCCTCGGCTACTACGAGTACTTCCGCTTCTCCGAGGACATCGGCGCCATGCCGCTGCCCGTCGTCCCCGCGCTCGTGACAGGCTGCGGCCAGAACCGCGCCACCGACGACGAGGCACTGCTCCAGCGGCACATCCAGGACACCCTCGACCTCATCGAGTTCGCCAACGGCCCCGTCACCAGCACCTGGGGCAAGAAGCGCGCCGAGATGGGCCACCCGAGGCCCTTCGGCCTGACCCACCTCGGAGTCGGCAACGAGGAGAACCTCCCGAACGAGTTCTTCGCCCGCTTCCAGAAGTTCCGCACCGCGATCGAGGCGAAGTACCCGGACATCACGGTCGTCTCCAACTCCGGCCCCGACGACACCGGTTCGACCTTCGACAGCCTCTGGAAGATGAATCGCGAGGCGAACGTCGACATGGTCGACGAGCACTACTACAACAGCCCGCAGTGGTTCCTCCAGAACAACGACCGCTACGACAGCTACGACAGGAACGGCCCCAAGGTCTTCCTCGGCGAGTACGCCTCCCAGGGCAACGCCATGAAGAACGCCCTCTCCGAGGCCGCGTTCATGACCGGCCTCGAGCGCAACGCCGACATCGTCAAGCTCGCCTCGTACGCCCCGCTGCTCGCCAACGAGGACTACGTCCAGTGGCGGCCCGACCTGATCTGGTTCAACAACCACGCCTCCTGGAACTCCGCCAACTACGAGGTCCAGAAGCTGTTCATGACCAACGTCGGCGACCGGGTCGTCCCGTCCACCGCGACCGGCACCCCGAACGTCAGCGGCCCGATCACCGGCGCCGTCGGCCTCTCGACCTGGGCGACCAGTGCGGCGTACGACGATGTGAAGGTGACGGCCGCGGACGGAACCTCGCTGCTGAGCGACGACTTCTCCGGTGACGCCTCGAAGTGGACGCACAACGGCACGGGCAGCTGGACCATCCAGGACGGCGCCTACGTCCAGACCGACGAGGCCGCCGAGAACACCCTGGTCACCGCCGGTGACCCGGCCTGGCACGACTACGACCTGCATGTGAAGGCCACCAAGAAGTCCGGCAAGGAGGGCTTCCTCGTCGCCTTCGGCGTCAAGGACACCGGCAACTACTACTGGTGGAACCTGGGCGGCTGGAACAACACCCAGTCCGCCGTCGAGCAGGCCTCGGACGGCGGCAAGTCCACGCTGATCTCCAAGGCCGGTTCGATCGAGACGGGCCGCGCCTACGACATCGACATCAAGGTGCGGGGCCGTCAGGTGACCCTCTACCTGGACGGCCAGGAGTGGGGCAGCTTCACCGACGACAAGCCGGCCGAGCCGTTCCGCCAGGTCGTCACCAAGGACGCGGCGACCGGTGACCTGATCGTCAAGGTCGTGAACGCCCAGGCCGCCGAGGCCCGTACCGCGATCGACCTGGGCGGCGCGAAGGTCGCCTCCAGGGCCCGGGTGACCACCCTGGCGGGCGACCCGGACTCGGTGAACACCGAGACGAACACCCCGGTCACGCCGGTGACGTCCACCGTCTCGGGGGTCTCGGCGAAGTTCGAGTACACCTTCCCGGCGAACTCGGTCACATTTCTGCGGATCAGGCAGAGGTAG
- a CDS encoding DUF6314 family protein, with amino-acid sequence MGEFWPVPDALAYLTGSWQVRRSVRDHASDARGEFTGTTVFSPLEGGGLLHEESGSFVWQGVARPAERTLRFLAGDAPGTADVRFADGRPFHDLDLSTGHHLADHPCAADLYRGEFTVLDEDRWRTVWRVGGPAKDLVLTTDYTRALCP; translated from the coding sequence ATGGGCGAGTTCTGGCCAGTACCGGATGCGCTCGCGTATCTGACGGGCTCGTGGCAGGTGCGGCGGTCCGTGCGGGATCACGCGAGCGACGCGCGGGGCGAGTTCACCGGCACGACTGTTTTCAGCCCACTGGAGGGCGGCGGGCTACTGCACGAGGAGTCCGGCTCTTTTGTCTGGCAGGGCGTGGCACGGCCCGCCGAGCGGACCCTGCGCTTCCTGGCCGGGGACGCGCCCGGCACGGCGGACGTCCGCTTCGCCGACGGCCGCCCTTTCCACGACCTGGACCTGTCCACGGGCCATCACCTCGCGGACCATCCCTGCGCGGCCGACCTCTACCGGGGCGAGTTCACCGTCCTCGACGAGGACCGCTGGCGGACGGTGTGGCGGGTAGGCGGGCCCGCGAAGGACCTCGTCCTCACCACCGACTACACCCGGGCGCTATGCCCGTGA
- a CDS encoding histidine phosphatase family protein, with protein sequence MSLRVTFVAAARSSPLLAERFEDDRPLDQAGWDEVQRVAHDLVSLSAAELRYCSPTPRSRATGDALGYAPLVQLALRDCDMGRWRGLTLGEAMAREPEAVDAWLADPRGTPHGGESLVSFITRVGGWLDTRPVGDGGRVVAVAEPAVIRAALVYALKAPPATYWNLDVRPLSTTTVTGRAGRWNLRFDGAPTEPSRA encoded by the coding sequence ATGTCACTTCGGGTCACGTTCGTCGCCGCCGCGCGCAGCTCCCCGCTGCTCGCGGAGCGCTTCGAGGACGACCGTCCGCTGGACCAGGCCGGCTGGGACGAGGTGCAGCGCGTCGCCCACGATCTGGTGTCGCTGTCGGCGGCCGAGCTGCGCTACTGCTCACCCACGCCGCGCAGCCGCGCCACCGGCGACGCCCTCGGCTATGCGCCGCTGGTACAACTCGCGCTGCGGGACTGCGACATGGGCCGTTGGCGCGGGCTGACGCTGGGCGAGGCGATGGCTCGCGAGCCGGAGGCGGTGGACGCCTGGCTCGCGGACCCGCGCGGCACCCCGCACGGCGGTGAGTCGCTGGTCTCCTTCATCACCCGGGTCGGCGGCTGGCTCGACACCCGTCCCGTGGGCGACGGCGGCCGGGTCGTCGCCGTGGCCGAGCCCGCGGTGATCCGCGCCGCCCTGGTGTACGCCCTCAAAGCGCCGCCCGCGACCTACTGGAACCTCGACGTCCGCCCCCTGTCCACAACGACGGTCACCGGCCGGGCGGGCCGCTGGAACCTCCGTTTCGACGGGGCGCCGACAGAGCCCTCACGGGCATAG
- a CDS encoding GNAT family N-acetyltransferase has product MTDMPSLAEGYEISADPARIDVERVHRWLSTDAYWALERPREKQDRAIEGSLNFGVYEVVSGEQVAYARVVTDRATFAWLCDVYVDPSVRGKGIGSALVGTVREELRPYGIRRILLATHDAHGVYEKLGFAPLERPDQWMAFGF; this is encoded by the coding sequence ATGACCGACATGCCGAGCCTCGCCGAGGGCTACGAGATCTCCGCCGACCCCGCCCGTATCGACGTCGAGCGCGTGCACCGATGGCTGTCCACGGACGCGTACTGGGCGCTCGAGCGGCCCCGCGAGAAGCAGGACAGGGCGATCGAAGGGTCGCTCAACTTCGGGGTGTACGAGGTGGTTTCGGGGGAGCAGGTGGCGTATGCCCGGGTCGTGACGGATCGCGCCACCTTCGCCTGGCTCTGCGATGTGTATGTCGATCCGTCGGTCCGCGGCAAGGGCATCGGGTCGGCGCTGGTCGGTACCGTCCGCGAGGAGCTGCGGCCGTACGGGATCCGGCGGATCCTGCTCGCCACCCATGACGCGCACGGCGTCTACGAGAAGCTGGGGTTCGCTCCGCTGGAGCGGCCCGACCAGTGGATGGCGTTCGGTTTCTAG
- a CDS encoding aminotransferase-like domain-containing protein — translation MQERSSVGELADQLRRELDRYSHGGKLPSSRALVERFRVSPVTVSRALAQLAAEGLVVTRPGAGAFRAGPRAEAAPAGDTSWQEVSLSADGAAELVPRSVDASGVLVSLAAPPPGVIEFNGGYLHPSLQPERAMAAALSRAGRRPGAWGRPPMEGLPELREWFARSIGGAVTAAEVLITSGGQSALTTALRALAPPGAPVLVESPTYPGMLAIARASGLRPVPVPVDPDGVRPALLADAFRATGARVFVCQPLFQNPTGAVLAPDRRAEVLRIAREAGAFVIEDDFVRRLVHEDAGPLPRPLAADDPDGVVVHVGSLTKATSPSFRVSALAARGPVLERLRAIQVVDTFFVPRPLQEAALELVGSPAWPRHLRAISSELRLRRDAMTAALLSELPELALPHIPSGGYHLWPRLPDGTDETALTAAALRKGVAITPGRPYFSAEPPAAHLRLSFAAVAGTGEITEGVRRLRAACEEVG, via the coding sequence ATGCAAGAGCGTAGCAGCGTCGGTGAACTGGCAGACCAGCTGCGACGGGAGCTCGACCGCTACTCTCATGGTGGAAAGCTCCCGTCGAGCCGGGCGCTCGTCGAGCGGTTCCGGGTGAGCCCCGTGACCGTCTCGCGTGCCCTGGCGCAGCTGGCGGCCGAGGGTCTGGTGGTGACCCGGCCCGGCGCCGGCGCCTTCCGCGCCGGGCCGCGCGCCGAGGCGGCGCCCGCCGGGGACACCTCCTGGCAGGAGGTCTCCCTCAGCGCGGACGGCGCCGCAGAACTCGTACCGCGCTCGGTGGACGCCTCCGGTGTCCTGGTCTCGCTCGCCGCTCCGCCGCCAGGTGTGATCGAGTTCAACGGCGGCTATCTGCACCCCTCCCTCCAGCCGGAACGGGCCATGGCGGCGGCGCTGTCCCGGGCCGGACGCCGGCCCGGCGCCTGGGGCAGGCCGCCCATGGAGGGGCTGCCGGAGCTGCGCGAATGGTTCGCTCGGAGCATCGGCGGCGCGGTCACGGCGGCCGAGGTCCTGATCACCTCCGGCGGCCAGTCGGCGCTGACCACGGCCCTGCGCGCGCTGGCCCCGCCCGGCGCGCCGGTCCTGGTGGAGTCGCCCACCTACCCCGGCATGCTGGCCATCGCCCGGGCGTCCGGCCTGCGCCCCGTGCCGGTCCCCGTCGACCCGGACGGGGTGCGCCCCGCCCTCCTCGCCGACGCGTTCCGGGCCACCGGCGCCCGGGTCTTCGTCTGCCAGCCGCTCTTCCAGAACCCGACCGGCGCCGTGCTCGCCCCCGACCGCCGCGCCGAGGTGCTGCGTATCGCCCGCGAGGCCGGTGCCTTCGTGATCGAGGACGACTTCGTACGGCGGCTGGTGCACGAGGATGCGGGGCCGTTGCCGCGTCCGCTGGCCGCCGATGACCCCGACGGGGTCGTCGTGCACGTCGGCTCCCTGACCAAGGCGACCTCCCCGAGCTTCCGCGTGAGTGCCCTGGCCGCCCGCGGCCCGGTGCTGGAGCGGCTGCGCGCCATTCAGGTCGTGGACACCTTCTTCGTGCCCAGGCCGCTCCAGGAGGCGGCCCTGGAATTGGTCGGTTCGCCCGCTTGGCCGCGTCATCTGCGCGCGATCTCTTCGGAGTTGCGACTGCGCCGGGACGCGATGACGGCCGCGCTGCTGAGCGAGCTGCCGGAACTCGCCCTGCCGCACATCCCGTCCGGCGGCTACCACCTCTGGCCCCGCCTCCCCGACGGCACCGACGAGACGGCCCTGACCGCCGCCGCCCTGCGCAAGGGCGTCGCGATCACCCCCGGCCGCCCGTACTTCAGCGCCGAACCCCCCGCCGCCCACCTGCGGTTGAGCTTCGCGGCGGTGGCCGGGACGGGGGAGATCACGGAGGGAGTACGGCGGCTGCGGGCGGCCTGCGAGGAGGTCGGGTAG